The Polyodon spathula isolate WHYD16114869_AA unplaced genomic scaffold, ASM1765450v1 scaffolds_1176, whole genome shotgun sequence nucleotide sequence ccaccacaacagcagcccccacaacagcaccccccactacaaccaccacaacagcagcccccacaacagcaccctccactacaaccaccacaacagcagccactacaacagcaccccccactacaaccaccacaacagcagcccccacaacagcaccccccactacaaccaccacaacagcagcccccacaacagcaccccccactacaaccacaacagcagccaccaCAACAACACcccccacaacaaccaccacaacagcagcccccacaacagcaccccccacaacaaccaccacacgaccacaacagcagcccctacaacagcacctcccactacaaccacaacagcagccactacaacagaaccccccactacaaccactgcaacagcagcccccaacaacagcacctcccactacaaccaccacaacagcagcccccacaacagcaccccccactacaaccactacaacagcagcccccacaacagcaccctccactacaaccaccacaacagcagcccctacaacagcaccccccactacaaccaccacaacagcagcccccaaagcagcacctcccactacaaccaccacaacagcaacccccacaacagcaccctccactacaaccacaacagcagccactacaacaacacgcccccacaacaaccaccacaacagcagccccgacaacagaaccccccactacaaccactgcaacTTCAGCCCCCTCAAAAGCACCCTCCAATATAACCACCGCAACAGCATACGCTACAACAGGAcccgccactacaaccaccacaacagcagcccccagaacagcacctcccactacaaccaccacaagaGCAGCCACCCTCAACAACACCACCCCACtacagccactacaacagcagcaccgacaactgcaccccccactacaaccaccacaacagcagcccccacaacagcacctcccactacgaccacaacagcagccactacaacaacacGTCCCACAACAAtgaccacaacagcagccccaaCAACAGAACCCCCAAGTAcaaccactacaacagcagccccctcaacagcacctcccactacaaccaccataacagcagcccccacaacagcacccgccactacaaccaccacaacagcacaacagccactacaacagcacccaacactacaaccaccacaacagcagcccccacaacagcacctcccactacaaccataacagcaacccccacaacatcaccctccactacaaccacaacagcagccactacaacaacacgccccacaacaaccaccacaacagcagccccgacaacagaaccccccactacaaccactgcaacagcagccccctcaacagcacccGCCaatacaaccaccacaacagcagcaccgacaacagcaccccccactacaaccacagcccccacaacagcagccccgacaacagcaccccccactacaaccaccacaacagcagcacccccacaacagcacctcccactacaacgaccataacagcaacccccacaacatcaccctccactacaaccacaacagcagccactacaacaacacgccccacaacaaccaccacaacagcagccccgacaacagaaccccccactacaaccaccacaacagcagcccccacaacagcacctcccactacaaccaccataacagcaacccccacaacatcaccctccactacaaccacaacagcagccaccaCAACAACACCCCCCACAGCAGCcccacaaccaccacaacagcagccccgacaacagaatcccccactacaaccactacaacagcagccccctcaacagcacctcccactacaaccaccataACAGCAGCCACAGCAcccgccactacaaccaccacaacagcagcccctacaacagcaccccccactacagccaccacaacagcagcaccgacaacagcacccactacaaccaccacaacagcagcccccacaacagcacctccactacaaccacaacagcacaacaacaccccaacaacaaccaccacaacagcaccCTGACAACAGcaccactacaaccaccacaacagcagccactacaacagcaccccccactacaaccaccacaacacagccccgacaacagcaccccccactacaaccaccacaacagcagcccccacaacagctaCAGACCAGCACAACCACAACAACATcacccccactacaaccaccaacAGCCCACtacacaacaacaaccaccaacaGCAGCCCTGACCCCACAAcatcaccctccactacaaccacaacagcagccactacaacaacaccccccacaacaaccaccacaacagcagccccgacaacagaaccccccactacaaccactgcaacagcagccccctcaacagcacctcccactacaaccaccacaacagcagccactaacAACAGCACCACAACCAGCCacacaacagcacctcccacaaccacaacagcagcccctacACGGCGGGTGTTGTCCACCACAACAGCACTAGCAGAACTACAGTTGCGTTGGACTACAACCATACAAGGGTGATGTGGTGCACAGTTGGGGGTGTTGACAACAGCATGTGATGTGGTGTCGTGTGTTGGTGACCAAACAACAGCCCCCACAACACTACCTCAACAGCAACGACACACATGGGTTTAGGGGTCACAACAGCACCCGCACAACCACCAACAGCAGCCCCGACAACAGCACCCGCCACTAcaaccactacaacagcagcccccacaacagcaacTCCCActcagcagcccccacaacagcacctcccacacACAACAGCAGCACGCCACATCACCCTCCACtacaccacaacagcagccactacaacaacaGAATCCcacactacaaccacaacagcagccctgaCAAGAGATTCCCCCACTACAACCAGTGcaacagcagccccctcaacagcacctcccaccACAACGACCATAGCAACAGCCACGACAACAGTTCCCGCCACTACAACCACTACAgcagcagcaccgacaacagaaccccccactacaaccaccacaacagcagcccccacaacagcacctcccactacgaCCATCACAGCAACCCCTACAAcatcaccctccactacaaccacaacatctgccactacaacaacacgcaccacaacaaccaccacaacagcagccactacaacaacacgccccacaacaaccacaacagcaaccccgacaacagaaccccccactacaaccactgcaacagcagccccctcaa carries:
- the LOC121309306 gene encoding histidine-rich glycoprotein-like produces the protein STDNSAARYNHHNSSPHNSTSHYDHHSNPYNITLHYNHNSSHYNNTPHNNHHNSSNDNRITHYNQCNSSPHNTAPTTNSSPHNSTPHYNHHNSSPHNSTLHYNHHNSSHYNSTPHYNHHNSSPHNSTPHYNHHNSSPHNSTPHYNHNSSHHNNTPHNNHHNSSPH